One genomic segment of Plasmodium cynomolgi strain B DNA, chromosome 14, whole genome shotgun sequence includes these proteins:
- a CDS encoding hypothetical protein (putative): protein NEKGVRSKLWEDNEFYSKLKNSDYIRSFYFYDNSWTRPYMSLLVHKVLDDNINLLPYYYNDDMEYENDTNEDYYEKFETIDLTTENEENETESDGSSQDMFIVPDNELNRDIDITPITIPTSQDIHFFSLFNWEWTFEGNPKRNYNIINKNTWKEFNLIYKENIYGCQYMSWGKENNPFIYLSERNNPKNTLDNYDIKKLIKHSHGKATKKDVLVEQFKLKNEHLTKADTERKFKTYLVYKKCEDNRKKWMASEEGIKLFKNEQLLTKIYDIRKRKLNLITQKMEQVKRQKRMDRENLKKEEKIKRKEKSNQEKLASKDNMKKEESVKDPEKLEKKETMTKKEVANIVQKISSSSSLTVSKKVKK from the exons AATGAAAAGGGAGTGAGATCCAAGCTTTGGGAAGACAACGAATTTTACTCCAAGCTGAAAAACTCAGACTACATCAGGAGCTTTTACTTTTACGACAATTCGTGGACAAGGCCATACATGTCCCTCCTGGTGCATAAAGTTTTAGAc GACAACATCAATTTGCTTCCCTATTATTACAACGATGACATGGAATATGAGAATGACACGAATGAGGATTACTACGAGAAGTTTGAGACCATCGACCTTACGACGGAGAATGAGGAAAACGAAACG GAAAGCGACGGAAGCTCTCAAGACATGTTCATCGTCCCAGATAATGAACTAAACAGGGACATCGACATAACGCCGATAACAATACCAACCAGCCAGGACATTCACTTCTTCTCATTGTTTAATTGGGAGTGGACATTCGAAGGGAACCCCAAGCGGAATTACAACA TAATTAACAAAAACACGTGGAAGGAGTTCAACCTGATATATAAGGAGAACATTTACGGATGCCAGTACATGTCTTGGGGAA AAGAGAATAACCCCTTTATATACCTCTCCGAAAGGAACAATCCGAAGAACACTTTGGACAATTATGACATTAAGAAATTAATAAAG CATTCTCATGGGAAGGCAACGAAGAAGGATGTTCTAGTAGAACAGTTCAAGCTCAA AAATGAGCATTTAACGAAGGCCGATACAGAGCGGAAGTTCAAGACTTATTTGGTGTACAAAAAGTGCGAGGACAATAGAAAG AAATGGATGGCCTCGGAAGAAggtattaaattatttaagaaCGAGCAACTGCTGACCAAAATTTATGACATCCGCAAAAGAAAGCTAAACctaattacacaaaaaatggaacaagtGAAGAGACAAAAACGGATGGACagagaaaatttaaaaaaggaagagaaaataaaaaggaaagaaaaatcaaatCAAGAAAAATTAGCAAGTAAGGACAacatgaaaaaggaagaatcaGTAAAGGACCcagaaaaattggaaaagaaggaaacgATGACGAAGAAGGAGGTGGCAAATATTGTCCAAAAGATATCTTCAAGTAGCTCCCTGACTGTTAGCAAGAAAGTAAAGAAGTGA
- a CDS encoding hypothetical protein (putative): protein YATRWPFLLHANEMMERNILNNYKSFFNFVNTVKNKAEKEKALRYSQQLYLKNISRSNYNVKNNVDQIYDNKLFLKYWMRKKRPGARN, encoded by the coding sequence TATGCGACCAGGTGGCCATTTCTACTTCATGCGAACGAAATGATGGAAAGAAACATCCTCAACAATTACAAGAGcttctttaattttgttaacacCGTGAAAAATAAggcagagaaggaaaaggccCTGCGGTATAGCCAACAGTTGTACttaaaaaacatatcaaGGAGCAATTATAacgttaaaaataatgtcgATCAGATTTATGACAATAAGCTTTTCCTGAAGTACTGGATGAGGAAGAAACGGCCTGGGGCCAGAAACTGA
- a CDS encoding hypothetical protein (putative), whose translation MNCKCCHFPNLSIERYETLKLTQNKKITKADCNTQNKKKAATGERQLTRGSNAEGRGRNGSSAESNGGSRGGSEVGSEVGSGIGSEVGSEVGSGVGSGIGSAVGREVGTEMRNEVGSENRSGSNARIMKNATHQKFTGNNKINSIEKNKSKSCSLRNIMGSNSAPNKDIHEDTSNWGQLFENAEGDPGVYTPSNELLDEKNIWKYAKGIKKKKKNMNIANVYTVCQNESSLSIEEKCPLVGKHKDVLLVGDETEDPLRMNGTGFGEMLISKKSYLIAGLANMPRGENKDVFAEGKSGLNIGRSSDHSSGRSSEHYSGRSSEHGSGQSSEHGSGRSSEHGSNRSSKLSSVTQHADGSAKDQQKTQGSQTKDIAHVADDMPLLAIGAEECKKPKNLKDEEYAKKNHQEDISMYNLIRDICKGSKGVKNKEGEILLNLENLASRELVKKSTSSRKAINHVKEKISSIFHANEGKKQDPTCAGGSLNSNNQIGLPNGDTVEGHSEKGSAERGIEQTGEHESEARDDPRDDQMEHLRNQLNHHLYKKLTDDTITESTNNTCSDFNESTHNNSSPKSTKFLFSMCNEEERELCEKITLPKSTTNSAVNSMSVYMDSSSSMSDGSLFNDVNRNKSNVTEYEKKENISCNVQKKRDCPNITPLKGGPLINHTVHDKSSSVRRKSEVPSSSFPIHGKIINLVGNSQAQHADEENKKDTIEEEEEGNKITNLKRSINRDVDYSLKKKLKIEDYSLLNLNIYKNNPPELCKNNNYNTYILKSLQNSYLRNKLFNGTYNQISSTSTKKEGGIPSYVDNSPFNSTEKYKHKYNSKSGSTEEYDEAEGWDFIRLTNNEMDEKINSEEMAKGKRKQLNDMNSYYNDVLLNGMVCPQSTQLINVDNNACRSSPFKEQNFSATYKGGESTDDHFNSIYTNDANYSNLLKEKQLDNVHLNLRDIINLLEKERIGNLYNEEELESIIIPVGGVYYDSGRQKWLYKYDDGDKMTNMRRKFLYAQSYSYHQSRQMALQHKYNYIRKKYNIFSNLDDEERMFFVSISGYATGGGAANRGAPNGGNTNQRVSPNQGKNPLSKLLNEYGNDASTTYGCTAKEQSQRRIERCKQKADPKEIQPEGEEAEEINRYHNGTDEKQHPFYSINKSPSDIREPNLNDTINPLSIQTPLSASASSSHEGTQTNCAVSGKGKADFPSYNIINGKKDVHNWVGELSKSNIKEKSFSDGVQNPSTVTQSGDPYGEYFPNSSITSKTRAVLYKTLGVEFSNDLVEKMQNLPKENIFYERDKKRWVIKIFEKKTNTLLYFKEFDCTVFGFVYACILTIEHKHLYLDYFLNEKNYDFLMQLIQNSSLKRKLYFNSAVRSTGLGSNGNLAGANMFFMEGVNEEASVEMSAEVSAEADAELNYDADRQRIKSGHNPNFAYLVDNPDAVWNDKGLSRFGEFYQTEKFGRENLTMYNSGASLSKPSQVGHIFAHKKYPSKNDLQATRNDTADRRKNIPSCFQNQMDGEYFTNAIGTNICGGNADCSRGKEKEMNWLQMEWPQKEWSQKEWPKAEQFKRGPKKEHRITERGRKNKTREEGSQNSFVAQMEKMQHYLPHDEDNNKTMIISNVRSDCHNEVASCNGNTDTLSPHSGFQNSEICKDQVINANETDDKNRKKTRQTNQMKAKKDSLYYKKTKNSKDAVANGKDSTLPADLMQEETNNLIKLDSYIESLENNTDVISLAKETILLLLKDIINCIPFQMAPSVISRKIYYQKINAHVKFVYHSQNILDLMPYFFIFKNVIKQKKLPSDQSLYICNVLLYALFEA comes from the exons atgaactgCAAATGCTGCCACTTTCCAAATTTGTCAATAGAAAGATACGAGACCTTAAAATTaacacaaaacaaaaaaatcaccaaGGCAGATTGCAAcacgcaaaataaaaaaaaagctgcaaCAGGCGAAAGG CAACTAACGAGAGGAAGTAATGCTGAAGGGAGAGGCCGCAACGGAAGTAGTGCCGAAAGTAATGGTGGAAGTAGAGGTGGAAGTGAAGTCGGAAGTGAAGTCGGAAGTGGAATCGGAAGTGAAGTCGGAAGTGAAGTCGGAAGTGGAGTCGGAAGTGGAATCGGAAGTGCAGTCGGACGCGAAGTCGGAACCGAAATGAGAAACGAAGTAGGAAGCGAAAACCGAAGTGGGTCGAACGCACGCATAATGAAAAACGCAACTCACCAAAAATTCACAgggaataataaaataaactcaatcgagaaaaacaaaagtaaaAGCTGCTCCTTGAGAAACATTATGGGTTCCAATTCGGCTCCGAATAAAGACATCCATGAGGACACCTCGAATTGGGGTCAGCTCTTTGAGAACGCAGAAGGGGATCCAGGTGTATACACTCCATCTAATGAGCTTctagacgaaaaaaatatctggAAATATGCCAAgggaataaagaaaaagaaaaaaaatatgaatattgcAAATGTTTATACAGTTTGTCAAAATGAGTCCTCTTTAAGCATCGAAGAGAAGTGCCCCTTGGTAGGAAAACACAAGGACGTGCTGTTAGTAGGAGACGAAACTGAAGATCCCCTTAGAATGAATGGGACTGGGTTTGGAGAAATGCTCATAAGTAAGAAGAGCTATTTAATTGCGGGTTTGGCGAATATGCCACGTGGGGAGAATAAGGATGTGTTCGCGGAGGGAAAAAGTGGACTTAACATTGGACGTAGTAGTGATCATAGCAGTGGACGCAGTAGCGAACATTATAGTGGGCGCAGTAGCGAGCATGGTAGTGGGCAAAGTAGCGAACATGGTAGTGGGCGAAGTAGCGAGCATGGCAGCAATCGTAGCAGCAAGCTTAGCAGTGTTACTCAGCATGCCGACGGAAGTGCCAAGGACCAACAGAAGACTCAAGGGAGCCAAACAAAAGACATAGCCCACGTAGCTGATGATATGCCGTTACTAGCAATCGGAGCGGAAGAATGTAAGAaaccaaaaaatttaaaagacgAGGAATACGCTAAAAAGAACCACCAGGAAGACATTTCAATGTACAACTTAATTCGCGACATATGTAAAGGTTCCAAGGGGGTGAAGAACAAGGAGGGGGAAATCCTCCTCAATTTGGAAAACCTAGCCAGTCGCGAATTAGTGAAGAAAAGCACGTCATCCAGAAAAGCGATCAATCacgtgaaggagaaaatatcGTCAATTTTCCATGCGAatgaggggaagaaacagGACCCCACGTGTGCAGGTGGAAGCTTAAATTCTAATAATCAAATCGGTTTGCCCAATGGAGACACAGTAGAAGGGCATAGCGAGAAAGGAAGCGCGGAGCGTGGAATCGAGCAGACGGGAGAACATGAAAGCGAAGCCAGGGATGACCCGCGGGATGACCAAATGGAACACCTGAGAAACCAACTAAATCAccatttgtacaaaaagtTAACAGATGACACAATTACCGAAAGTACTAATAACACCTGCTCCGATTTCAATGAAAGTACGCACAACAACAGTTCCCCGAAGAGCACCAAGTTTTTATTCAGTATGTGCAATGAGGAGGAGAGGGAATTATGTGAGAAGATTACGCTGCCCAAGTCTACAACCAACAGTGCAGTCAATAGCATGAGTGTGTACATGGACTCTTCTTCATCCATGTCGGATGGAAGTTTATTCAATGACGTAAATAGGAATAAGTCAAACGTAACAGAATacgagaagaaggagaatatTTCATGCAATGTTCAGAAAAAGAGAGATTGTCCAAATATAACTCCATTGAAGGGGGGTCCCCTAATCAATCATACCGTGCATGATAAAAGCAGCAGCGTTAGGAGGAAAAGTGAAGTTCCTAGTAGTTCATTCCCCATCCatgggaaaataattaatcTCGTTGGGAACAGCCAAGCACAACATgctgatgaagaaaataaaaaggacacaatcgaagaagaagaagaaggaaacaaaataaccAATTTGAAAAGAAGCATAAACCGAGATGTAGATtacagtttaaaaaaaaaattaaaaatagaagaCTATTCTTTACtcaatttaaatatatataaaaataacccCCCAgaattgtgtaaaaataataactacAATACGTACATATTGAAAAGCCTCCAAAATTCTTACctaagaaataaattattcaacGGAACGTACAACCAAATCAGTAGCACCAGTACGAAAAAAGAAGGTGGAATCCCGTCCTACGTTGATAATAGCCCCTTCAATAGTACAGAAAAGTATAAGCATAAATACAACAGCAAGAGTGGCAGTACAGAAGAATATGATGAAGCGGAGGGGTGGGATTTTATTAGACTCACAAATAATGAAATGGATGAGAAAATCAACAGTGAAGAAATggcaaagggaaaaaggaagcaactTAACGATATGAATAGCTACTATAATGATGTACTACTCAATGGTATGGTATGCCCCCAATCTACACAACTTATAAACGTAGATAACAATGCATGCAGAAGTAGCCCCTTCAAGGAACAAAACTTTAGCGCTACATATAAAGGAGGCGAATCAACTGACGATCATTTTAACAGCATATATACGAATGATGCAAATTACTCCAACCtgttgaaggaaaaacagtTGGACAATGTGCATCTGAATCTACGTGATATTATAAACCTCCTAGAGAAAGAAAGAATCGGAAACTTATAcaatgaagaagaattagAATCCATAATAATTCCTGTTGGAGGAGTTTACTACGATTCTGGTAGACAAAAGTGGTTATACAAATATGACGATGGagacaaaatgacaaatatgaggaggaagtttttatatgcacaaagCTATTCTTATCACCAGTCCAGGCAGATGGCACTACAACATAAGTACAACTACATAAGGAAGAAGTATAACATTTTTAGTAACCTTGATGATGAGGAGAGAATGTTCTTTGTCTCCATCAGTGGGTATGCAACAGGTGGAGGGGCTGCAAACAGGGGAGccccaaacgggggaaacACCAACCAAAGGGTGAGCCCAAACCAGGGGAAGAACCCTCTCTCCAAGCTCCTCAACGAGTATGGCAACGACGCTAGCACTACATATGGCTGTACTGCCAAAGAACAAAGTCAGAGACGCATAGAGAGGTGCAAACAGAAGGCCGACCCGAAAGAAATACAAccagaaggtgaagaagcagaagaaataaatcGCTACCACAATGGCACCGATGAAAAGCAACACCCTTTTTACAGTATAAATAAAAGCCCCTCCGACATTAGAGAACCAAATTTAAATGACACGATTAATCCGTTAAGCATTCAGACCCCCCTCAGTGCTTCTGCGTCTTCATCACATGAAGGCACTCAAACAAACTGTGCAGTTAGTGGCAAAGGGAAAGCGGACTTCCCTAGTTATAACATAataaacggaaaaaaggatGTACACAATTGGGTTGGAGAATTATCCAAAAGtaacataaaagaaaaatcattCTCAGATGGGGTTCAAAACCCAAGTACTGTTACTCAAAGTGGAGACCCCTATGGAGAGTACTTCCCCAATAGTAGCATCACCTCGAAGACGAGAGCCGTTCTGTACAAAACTCTAGGAGTAGAATTCTCCAACGACTtggtagaaaaaatgcagaacctaccgaaggaaaatatattctatgagagagacaaaaaaagatgggtgattaaaattttcgaaaagaAGACAAACACCTTGTTATATTTCAAAGAATTTGATTGCACCGTTTTTGGATTCGTCTATGCCTGCATCTTAACCATAGAACATAAACATCTATATCTAGACTATTttctaaatgaaaaaaattacgattTCTTGATGCAACTGATCCAGAATAGCTCCTTGAAAAGAAAGCTTTACTTCAACTCTGCAGTTCGATCGACTGGCCTAGGCAGCAACGGGAACCTCGCAGGGGCCAACATGTTCTTCATGGAGGGCGTCAATGAGGAGGCGAGCGTAGAAATGAGTGCAGAAGTGAGTGCGGAAGCGGATGCCGAATTGAATTACGATGCAGATAGGCAACGAATCAAATCGGGACACAACCCCAACTTTGCCTACTTGGTGGATAATCCAGACGCGGTATGGAACGACAAAGGGTTAAGCCGATTTGGAGAATTTTATCAAACGGAAAAATTCGGAAGGGAAAATTTAACCATGTATAATAGCGGCGCATCGTTGAGCAAACCCTCACAGGTAGGACATATTTTTGCCCATAAGAAGTACCCCTCGAAAAATGATTTGCAAGCAACCAGAAATGATACGGCtgatagaagaaaaaatattccttccTGTTTTCAAAACCAAATGGATGGAGAATATTTTACGAATGCGATTGGTACAAACATCTGTGGAGGAAATGCCGACTGTTCGCGagggaaggagaaagagaTGAACTGGCTACAAATGGAATGGCCACAAAAGGAATGGTCACAAAAGGAATGGCCCAAAGCGGAACAGTTCAAACGAGGCCCAAAGAAGGAGCACCGTATTACTGAGAggggacgaaaaaataagacCCGTGAGGAAGGATCCCAAAATTCCTTCGTTGCCCAGATGGAGAAAATGCAACATTATCTTCCACACGATGAAGATAATAACAAAACGATGATCATAAGTAACGTCCGAAGTGACTGCCACAACGAAGTAGCGAGCTGCAATGGCAATACCGACACGCTGTCCCCCCACAGTGGATTCCAGAATAGCGAAATTTGCAAGGATCAAGTGATAAATGCTAACGAGACTGATGATAAGAATAGGAAGAAAACCAGACAGACGAACCAAatgaaggcgaaaaaagattccctatattataaaaaaacgaaaaattcAAAGGATGCTGTAGCAAACGGAAAAGACTCCACCCTTCCGGCGGACTTGATGCAAGAAGAGACAAATAATTTGATCAAATTAGATTCCTACATAGAATCTTTGGAAAATAATACGGACGTAATTTCCTTGGCGAAAGAAACAatccttttgcttcttaaAGACATTATAAATTGTATCCCCTTTCAAATGGCCCCCTCTGTAATAtcgagaaaaatttattaccaaaaaattaatgcgCATGTTAAGTTTGTATATCATTCTCAAAATATCCTCGATTTGATGCCCTACTTCTTCATATTCAAGAATGTCATTaagcagaagaagctgcCGAGTGACCAGTCCCTGTACATTTGCAACGTCTTGTTGTACGCCTTGTTCGAGGCGTAG
- a CDS encoding hypothetical protein (putative) yields the protein MERKKAQEIIDGIQATDPKTRLKHMKEIKTLCEIVGMEKTKNEVIKFLYNIIEDDSDVLFELSNNLVTITNFLSDVNDCSSLCDLILHFIVTYEKEINVNAFLAFNNYLHKCDCNTLINIICPKTMNLVSSDSDNYRIGVSKIIPIIIERCIQEGQPKYMKTFIQVFLELYKELSQNSMYSSAKGEEEKGKPLSGDETAGRAHGYAVQSGANNEADWKGGTLNGDRKEQVEGKLEKREEVNGVVSTHRTTASGTSGHTLNGDEKKEKKNIEEEIITLKTNEKRKIFVEKLWEGAKEIYRSFFFPINGMDEVQISAVSILADILTCDPHFVKNLEETLRNICNDESWRVRAVLANNIHRILKVRKSEDISIVILLLLKDVDSNVRSIVLNNLDNILVHSKISVNIMDEIFDDLKRDIDSNNVHLKISLCKLLCSLPDILDKNGSIEYILPLFLLFVRIEESDLKSDLFTCLHKISKLISFFDMKQIIMPLCQEIVKSRNWRLRCTLYHYLKFFDHFFFYQNKENFSSNYGDFWSFINIGAKDMVYSIRMEVVNTLHFLIKAKSFSFFEKGITYLLNDLKESSRHICRITCLQYISRLVVYFPLHYIENKVLAILEDLNTDQISNVRYNIVKTIYYVMNYVKYVLSVIMSDTYDTLMGKITKMVERRNRENEESEKVPASEGAQVPTSSAGVNIDQHSALGTNADAETDDDSEHDMQNFMSTKPSGNDAGYFHLLESKQCLLKDQIKRKKYSFLINSCAISSLTFYDNMKNTDTNRRCCERILSFLSEKINSLGADKDADVSTASKSLKNDDFFYYISSVNTFSAVCRPIK from the exons ATGGAGCGGAAGAAGGCACAAGAGATTATTGATGGGATACAGGCAACTGACCCCAAGACGAGACTAAAGCAcatgaaggaaataaaaacctTATGTGAAATTGtaggaatggaaaaaacaaaaaatgaagtcatcaaatttttgtacaacATAATAGAAGACGATTCAGATGTCCTCTTTGAATTGTCCAATAATTTAGTTAccataacaaattttttaagtgatgTAAATGATTGTAGTTCTTTATGTGACTTAATATTACATTTCATTGTGACgtacgaaaaggaaattaatgTGAATGCCTTTCTTGcctttaataattatttacacaAATGTGACTGTAATACActgataaatattatatgccCCAAAACGATGAATCTGGTTAGTAGCGATAGTGATAACTACCGAATCGGAGTTAGTAAAATTATTCCAATAATAATCGAAAGGTGCATACAGGAAGGACAAcctaaatatatgaaaacgTTCATCCAGGTGTTTTTAGAATT gtataaAGAACTTAGCCAGAATTCTATGTACTCTTCagcgaaaggggaagaagagaagGGGAAGCCACTTTCTGGGGATGAAACTGCTGGGAGGGCCCATGGATATGCGGTTCAAAGTGGTGCGAATAATGAGGCAGATTGGAAGGGGGGGACACTCAATGGAGATAGGAAAGAACAGGTGGAAGGAAAACTCGAAAAGAGGGAGGAAGTGAATGGTGTGGTGAGTACCCATAGAACCACAGCAAGCGGAACAAGTGGACACACACTAAAtggggacgaaaaaaaagagaaaaaaaacatcgaaGAGGAAATTATCACCTTGAAAACGaatgaaaaacgaaaaatatttgtagaGAAACTGTGGGAAGGAGcgaaagaaatatatagaagtttttttttccccatcaaTGGAATGGACGAAGTACAAATAAGCGCAGTATCCATATTAGCAGATATCCTAACATGTGATccacattttgtaaaaaatttagaagaaACGTTGAGGAACATATGTAATGACGAAAGCTGGAGAGTAAGAGCCGTTTTAGCAAATAACATTCACAGAATTTTAAAAGTACGAAAGAGTGAAGACATATCTATTGTCATTCTCTTACTGCTGAAAGATGTAGACAGCAATGTACGTAGTATTGTGTTGAATAATCTGGACAATATTTTAGTGCATTCAAAAATTAGTGTCAACATAATGGATGAAATTTTTGATGATTTGAAAAGAGACATTGATAGTAATAAtgtgcatttaaaaatttctttgtGCAAATTGTTATGTTCTTTACCAGACATATTGGACAAAAATGGATCCATAGAATATATCCTgccattatttttgttattcgTAAGGATAGAAGAAAGTGATTTGAAGTCAGATTTGTTCACTTGTTTGCACAAAATTTCGAAacttatttccttttttgatatgaaacaaattattatgcCACTGTGTCAAGAAATTGTTAAAAGTAGGAATTGGAGATTAAGGTGTACATTATATCAttacttaaaattttttgatcacttttttttttatcaaaataaggaaaatttttcttcaaattatgGCGATTTCTGgagttttataaatataggGGCTAAAGACATGGTCTACTCCATCCGAATGGAAGTAGTGAACACGCTACACTTTTTAATCAAGGCCAAgagtttctccttttttgaaaaaggaattacTTACCTGTTAAATGACCTTAAAGAATCGAGTAGGCACATCTGCAGAATTACCTGTCTGCAATACATTTCCAGACTTGTCGTTTATTTCCCCCTACATTATATCGAAAATAAGGTGCTAGCCATTTTGGAAGATTTGAACACTGATCAGATAAGTAACGTTCGCTATAACATAGTTAAGACCATTTACTATGTGATGAATTACGTCAAGTACGTCTTGTCTGTCATAATGAGTGATACATACGATACGCTAATGGGTAAAATCACCAAAATGGTGGAAAGGAGGAACAGGGAGAATgaggaaagtgaaaaagtTCCTGCGAGTGAGGGGGCCCAAGTGCCGACTTCAAGTGCAGGGGTGAATATAGATCAACATTCCGCTTTAGGCACAAACGCAGACGCAGAAACGGATGACGACAGCGAACATGATATGCAGAATTTTATGTCGACCAAGCCAAGTGGAAACGATGCTGGCTACTTTCACCTCTTGGAGAGTAAGCAGTGCCTCCTAAAAGATCAGATTAAGAGGAAGaagtattcctttttaatcaaCTCATGCGCAATTTCGTCCCTTACCTTTTACGACAATATGAAGAATACAGACACGAACAGGCGCTGCTGCGAGCGCATTTTGAGTTTCCTCTCGGAGAAGATTAATTCACTGGGGGCCGACAAGGACGCGGACGTGTCTACAGCATCCAAATCTTTGAAGAACGACGATTTCTTTTACTACATAAGTTCCGTAAACACGTTCAGTGCGGTGTGCAGGCCGATCAAATGA